One window of the Rhipicephalus sanguineus isolate Rsan-2018 chromosome 4, BIME_Rsan_1.4, whole genome shotgun sequence genome contains the following:
- the LOC125758240 gene encoding uncharacterized protein LOC125758240, translating into MSYAIVEFTASKEVEIVPTTWVTGSVCVWPHNVKAEKAGKMAKKQHPPQSWWKQYEIAVKGLFVTYEHARKKLNDSQFHSDLASETEMPPLKRRRRPPAVWSDSDGEEEEEDSATSQPGLPPIPNNFPSGITSSEATSMPTFGQGDKGTAGTQLSETNSPQGEQTAQERPRNSPHDCCVEKNFQRHVLRLLNTLRFMLEQQADTLNKLCDMLPTSSVTECAELLGHPLSSLEELQEFDDKLDAGKFKILVHELAQLGGKDAYWATKRILSYCITDEVAAQFSWMGRKGKLSFSALKIAKAITDTD; encoded by the exons ATGAGCTATGCTATTGTGGAGTTCACTGCCTCTAAAGAGGTTGAAATTGTGCCAACTACTTGGGTCACCGGGAGCGTGTGCGTCTGGCCGCATAATGTAAAAGCAGAGAAGGCTGGGAAAATGGCAAAGAAGCAGCATCCACCACAGTCATGGTGGAAGCAGTATGAAATTGCTGTGAAAGGTTTGTTCG TTACCTATGAACATGCCCGGAAAAAGCTAAATGACAGTCAGTTCCATTCAGACCTGGCCAGTGAAACTGAAATGCCTCCATTGAAGAGGCGTAGACGGCCACCAGCAGTCTGGAGTGACTCTGAcggtgaagaggaggaggaagactcTGCCACAAGCCAGCCAGGACTGCCACCTATCCCAAATAATTTTCCATCTG GAATAACCTCGAGTGAAGCAACAAGTATGCCCACATTTGGCCAGGGAGACAAAGGCACAGCAG GGACCCAGTTGTCAGAGACAAACTCGCCACAAG GTGAACAGACAGCGCAAGAACGGCCACGAAACTCGCCTCATGATTGTTGTGTAGAGAAGA ACTTCCAGCGGCATGTGCTACGACTGCTGAACACGCTTCGCTTCATGCTGGAACAGCAAGCGGACACCCTGAACAAGTTGTGCGATATGCTTCCCACTTCTTCAGTCACCGAATGCGCAGAGCTCTTAGGCCATCCGCTAAGCAGTCTTGAAGAACTACAAGAGTTCGACGACAAGCTCGATGCTGGAAAATTTAAGATCCTG GTTCATGAGTTGGCACAGCTTGGTGGGAAAGATGCCTACTGGGCAACAAAAAGAATCTTGTCATACTGCATCACAGACGAGGTTGCGGCACAATTTTCCTGGATGGGTCGCAAAGGAAAACTGAGCTTCTCCGCCTTGAAGATTGCTAAAGCCATAACAG ATACTGACTGA